In Dysidea avara chromosome 3, odDysAvar1.4, whole genome shotgun sequence, a single window of DNA contains:
- the LOC136251440 gene encoding regulator of G-protein signaling 7-like isoform X2 yields MRMLHTDRGLPMKSNRTLFRSGSANCFTGADLVLWLIIDLGIQSKVEALHLATMISHLGYIYPVDRTHLGQSIKDDGTLYRLQTTKYWPSQIVGDMEFKYGVFLVRKLLHKGKLKIQDYELDTIERMKEDVLKQYWHRVVTAAKEEYGVLRQQKKSTRATMESQEAAFWFCQKPPPPLSPATDCMLSRIAMPLTLHCEQVDSYEDTMRSEVTFLEENLLKHRANMSTALKSMKNNCKQYMEYDPIITPPFPSNPWVTGSTLLWSYKASFVENANSTRVRQWGYSLDELLSDKGGRKVFEEFCNKQCCAENIRFWTACDNLHSTRLSMVPVEVYNIYSEFLAEGCLSEINVSAEIKKECMEDMKTPSRYAFTSAKNQVYFLMKEDIYPRFVKSDFYKKLLKPRVEDSGLLAFGRGLFSRLRRSRYGHPHRNSSVPDTSSPFRAIDKNLTPFGGHLKPSASLDSLQVLGASAGDADLFIQSLMKPCNNVSPARKISGSRKDSKMSLQDGPRRRVSAPAPPILVHHTDGTTAVLESTVEEMDSKTTGSGALPVSPLVKSSFQYPGESSKIRMMSSSLDSLIVVDSGTLKRRAKQYAELNQQLKSDSDLDISKLGREDNSEPREQQLQAKDNENTLIPDPTRLSPNISPQLHSSSSTSSLSTCSASSVPVESSHRARSVSFYQNSRIEQMTSSTSNLTGLVDPNLKSHVEGYGSHQSL; encoded by the exons ATGAGAATGCTGCACACTGATCGTGGTTTGCCGATGAAATCCAACCGTACCTTATTCCGCAGTGGATCAGCTAACTGTTTTACAG GGGCAGACTTGGTATTGTGGCTAATAATTGATCTTGGTATCCAGAGTAAAG TCGAGGCTCTACACcttgctacaatgatcagccatCTTGGTTACATCTATCCAGTGGACAGGACCCATCTTGGTCAGTCTATTAAAGATGATGGGACACTGTACAGACTACAG ACAACTAAATATTGGCCATCGCAAATTGTTGGTGATATGGAGTTCAAATATG GAGTGTTTCTGGTTCGGAAGCTGCTCCACAAAGGAAAGCTTAAAATACAGGATTATGAGCTG GATACTATTGAGAGGATGAAGGAAGATGTGTTGAAACAATACTGGCATCGTGTGGTAACTGCTGCTAAGGAAGAATATGG GGTACTACGACAACAAAAGAAGAGTACTCGGGCAACAATGGAGTCACAAGAGGCAGCATTTTGGTTCTGTCAGAAGCCACCA CCACCTCTTAGTCCGGCCACAGACTGCATGTTGTCCAGAATAGCCATGCCCCTCACTCTGCACTGTGAACAG GTTGATTCTTACGAAGACACAATGAGGAGTGAG GTCACGTTTCTTGAAGAGAATCTCTTGAAGCACCGTGCAAACATGTCTACAGCTTTAAAAAG TATGAAGAACAACTGCAAACAATACATGGAATACGACCCAATCATAACACCTCCATTTCCTAGCAACCCCTGGGTCACAGGCAGCACGTTGCTATGGTCTTATAAGGCTTCatt TGTTGAAAATGCTAACAGCACTCGGGTGAGACAGTGGGGTTACTCGCTGGATGAGTTGCTAAGTGACAAGGGAGGCAGGAAGGTGTTTGAAGAATTCTGCAACAAACAATGCTGTGCCGAGAACATTCGTTTCTGGACAGCCTGCGATAACTTACACTCAACACGTTTGTCAATGGTCCCTGTAGAGGTGTATAATATCTACAG TGAGTTTTTGGCAGAAGGCTGTTTGAGTGAGATCAATGTTAGTGCTGAGATAAAGAAGGAATGTATGGAGGATATGAAGACACCAAGTCGTTATGCATTTACTTCAGCAAAG AATCAAGTGTACTTCCTAATGAAAGAAGACATTTATCCAAGATTTGTAAAATCCGATTTCTACAAGAAGTTGCTTAAGCCTAGAGTAGAAGACTCTGGGTTACTGGCCTTTGGTCGAGG GCTGTTCTCACGTCTACGTCGATCAAGATATGGTCACCCTCATCGCAACTCTTCAGTCCCAGACACTTCCTCACCATTCCGAGCAATCGACAAGAACCTTACTCCATTTGGTGGCCACCTTAAACCTTCAGCATCTCTGGACAGCCTACAAGTACTGGGAGCATCTGCTGGCGATGCTGACTTGTTCATCCAGTCACTGATGAAACCTTGTAATAATGTTTCTCCCGCCAGAAAAATATCTGGTTCTCGTAAAGACAGCAAGATGTCACTACAAGATGGTCCTCGTAGAAGAGTGTCTGCTCCAGCCCCACCTATACTAGTCCACCACACAGATGGGACCACTGCAGTACTGGAGAGTACAGTGGAGGAGATGGATAGCAAGACGACAGGCAGTGGGGCCTTGCCCGTGTCTCCTTTGGTGAAGTCATCTTTTCAGTATCCTGGTGAATCATCAAAGATACGAATGATGTCATCTAGTCTGGACTCACTGATAGTAGTGGACAGTGGAACTTTGAAAAGAAGAGCCAAACAATATGCAGAGTTAAACCAACAGCTAAA AAGTGACAGTGATCTAGATATCTCCAAACTTGGCAGAGAAGACAACAGTGAGCCTCGGGAGCAGCAATTGCAAGCAAAAGACAATGAGAATACTCTTATACCAGATCCCACCCGATTATCCCCCAACATATCACCACAACTACACAGCAGCTCCAGTACTAGTTCACTAAGTACTTGTAGTGCCAGCAGTGTACCAGTAGAGTCATCCCATCGAGCTCGCTCAGTATCATTTTACCAGAACTCTCGTATTGAGCAGATGACTAGTTCTACATCAAATCTTACTGGATTAGTTGACCCCAATTTAAAGTCGCATGTTGAGGGCTATGGATCACACCAAAGCCTTTAA
- the LOC136251440 gene encoding regulator of G-protein signaling 7-like isoform X1 — MDVRNLIKVISHPGEYGHSGDSHVRRPIALDVRQKGQTLPQRMDHSPTETDAINTCRNITPIYKRIESVIMRMLHTDRGLPMKSNRTLFRSGSANCFTGADLVLWLIIDLGIQSKVEALHLATMISHLGYIYPVDRTHLGQSIKDDGTLYRLQTTKYWPSQIVGDMEFKYGVFLVRKLLHKGKLKIQDYELDTIERMKEDVLKQYWHRVVTAAKEEYGVLRQQKKSTRATMESQEAAFWFCQKPPPPLSPATDCMLSRIAMPLTLHCEQVDSYEDTMRSEVTFLEENLLKHRANMSTALKSMKNNCKQYMEYDPIITPPFPSNPWVTGSTLLWSYKASFVENANSTRVRQWGYSLDELLSDKGGRKVFEEFCNKQCCAENIRFWTACDNLHSTRLSMVPVEVYNIYSEFLAEGCLSEINVSAEIKKECMEDMKTPSRYAFTSAKNQVYFLMKEDIYPRFVKSDFYKKLLKPRVEDSGLLAFGRGLFSRLRRSRYGHPHRNSSVPDTSSPFRAIDKNLTPFGGHLKPSASLDSLQVLGASAGDADLFIQSLMKPCNNVSPARKISGSRKDSKMSLQDGPRRRVSAPAPPILVHHTDGTTAVLESTVEEMDSKTTGSGALPVSPLVKSSFQYPGESSKIRMMSSSLDSLIVVDSGTLKRRAKQYAELNQQLKSDSDLDISKLGREDNSEPREQQLQAKDNENTLIPDPTRLSPNISPQLHSSSSTSSLSTCSASSVPVESSHRARSVSFYQNSRIEQMTSSTSNLTGLVDPNLKSHVEGYGSHQSL; from the exons ATGGATGTTAGAAATCTGATAAAAGTGATCTCCCATCCGGGAGAATATGGTCATTCTGGAGACAGCCATGTTAGGAGGCCTATTGCACTGGATGTGAGACAGAAAGGACAAACTTTACCACAGAGAATGGATCATTCCCCAACTGAAACAGATGCCATTAATACTTGTCGGAATATTACACCTATCTACAAGAGA ATAGAATCAGTTATAATGAGAATGCTGCACACTGATCGTGGTTTGCCGATGAAATCCAACCGTACCTTATTCCGCAGTGGATCAGCTAACTGTTTTACAG GGGCAGACTTGGTATTGTGGCTAATAATTGATCTTGGTATCCAGAGTAAAG TCGAGGCTCTACACcttgctacaatgatcagccatCTTGGTTACATCTATCCAGTGGACAGGACCCATCTTGGTCAGTCTATTAAAGATGATGGGACACTGTACAGACTACAG ACAACTAAATATTGGCCATCGCAAATTGTTGGTGATATGGAGTTCAAATATG GAGTGTTTCTGGTTCGGAAGCTGCTCCACAAAGGAAAGCTTAAAATACAGGATTATGAGCTG GATACTATTGAGAGGATGAAGGAAGATGTGTTGAAACAATACTGGCATCGTGTGGTAACTGCTGCTAAGGAAGAATATGG GGTACTACGACAACAAAAGAAGAGTACTCGGGCAACAATGGAGTCACAAGAGGCAGCATTTTGGTTCTGTCAGAAGCCACCA CCACCTCTTAGTCCGGCCACAGACTGCATGTTGTCCAGAATAGCCATGCCCCTCACTCTGCACTGTGAACAG GTTGATTCTTACGAAGACACAATGAGGAGTGAG GTCACGTTTCTTGAAGAGAATCTCTTGAAGCACCGTGCAAACATGTCTACAGCTTTAAAAAG TATGAAGAACAACTGCAAACAATACATGGAATACGACCCAATCATAACACCTCCATTTCCTAGCAACCCCTGGGTCACAGGCAGCACGTTGCTATGGTCTTATAAGGCTTCatt TGTTGAAAATGCTAACAGCACTCGGGTGAGACAGTGGGGTTACTCGCTGGATGAGTTGCTAAGTGACAAGGGAGGCAGGAAGGTGTTTGAAGAATTCTGCAACAAACAATGCTGTGCCGAGAACATTCGTTTCTGGACAGCCTGCGATAACTTACACTCAACACGTTTGTCAATGGTCCCTGTAGAGGTGTATAATATCTACAG TGAGTTTTTGGCAGAAGGCTGTTTGAGTGAGATCAATGTTAGTGCTGAGATAAAGAAGGAATGTATGGAGGATATGAAGACACCAAGTCGTTATGCATTTACTTCAGCAAAG AATCAAGTGTACTTCCTAATGAAAGAAGACATTTATCCAAGATTTGTAAAATCCGATTTCTACAAGAAGTTGCTTAAGCCTAGAGTAGAAGACTCTGGGTTACTGGCCTTTGGTCGAGG GCTGTTCTCACGTCTACGTCGATCAAGATATGGTCACCCTCATCGCAACTCTTCAGTCCCAGACACTTCCTCACCATTCCGAGCAATCGACAAGAACCTTACTCCATTTGGTGGCCACCTTAAACCTTCAGCATCTCTGGACAGCCTACAAGTACTGGGAGCATCTGCTGGCGATGCTGACTTGTTCATCCAGTCACTGATGAAACCTTGTAATAATGTTTCTCCCGCCAGAAAAATATCTGGTTCTCGTAAAGACAGCAAGATGTCACTACAAGATGGTCCTCGTAGAAGAGTGTCTGCTCCAGCCCCACCTATACTAGTCCACCACACAGATGGGACCACTGCAGTACTGGAGAGTACAGTGGAGGAGATGGATAGCAAGACGACAGGCAGTGGGGCCTTGCCCGTGTCTCCTTTGGTGAAGTCATCTTTTCAGTATCCTGGTGAATCATCAAAGATACGAATGATGTCATCTAGTCTGGACTCACTGATAGTAGTGGACAGTGGAACTTTGAAAAGAAGAGCCAAACAATATGCAGAGTTAAACCAACAGCTAAA AAGTGACAGTGATCTAGATATCTCCAAACTTGGCAGAGAAGACAACAGTGAGCCTCGGGAGCAGCAATTGCAAGCAAAAGACAATGAGAATACTCTTATACCAGATCCCACCCGATTATCCCCCAACATATCACCACAACTACACAGCAGCTCCAGTACTAGTTCACTAAGTACTTGTAGTGCCAGCAGTGTACCAGTAGAGTCATCCCATCGAGCTCGCTCAGTATCATTTTACCAGAACTCTCGTATTGAGCAGATGACTAGTTCTACATCAAATCTTACTGGATTAGTTGACCCCAATTTAAAGTCGCATGTTGAGGGCTATGGATCACACCAAAGCCTTTAA
- the LOC136251439 gene encoding rho GDP-dissociation inhibitor 1-like, whose amino-acid sequence MAESTDAPPQGDLPSPGATVGDDGDTPGYKAPKQVDLKTLQDLDADDESLVKYKQQLLGATANVKDEGGPNIILQKLILSVADRPDLELDLQGDLSKFKKNPLAIKEGCTYIIRIQFRVQREIVSGLRYVQLTYRKGIKVDTSKHMVGSYGPKTEPHVFSTKPDEAPSGMMGRGSYTVKSKFTDDDKNVYLEWEWGLEIKKDWPAS is encoded by the exons ATGGCTGAGTCAACGGATGCACCACCTCAGGGTGATTTGCCTAGTCCAGGGGCTACTGTAGGTGACGATGGAGATACTCCAGGATACAAGGCGCCTAAACAAGTGGACTTGAAAACCCTACAAGACTTGGACGCAGATGATGAGTCGCTGGTGAAGTACAAACAGCAACTCTTGGGAGCGACTGCTAATGTCAAAG ACGAGGGTGGTCCGAATATCATTTTGCAGAAGCTGATTTTATCCGTAGCGGACAGACCTGATTTGGAGTTGGACCTACAAG GTGATTTGTCAAAGTTCAAAAAGAACCCTCTTGCTATCAAGGAAGGTTGCACCTATATCATTAGAATCCAATTCAGG GTTCAACGAGAGATTGTGTCTGGATTAAGATATGTACAGTTGACATACAGGAAGGGAATTAAAG TTGACACCAGCAAACACATGGTTGGGAGTTATGGACCAAAGACAGAACCTCATGTGTTTAGCACCAAGCCAGATGAGGCACCAAGTGGTATGATGGGCCGTggaagttacactgtaaaaagCAAATTCACTGATGACGACAAAAATGTGTACTTGGAATGGGAATGGGGCCTGGAAATTAAGAAGGACTGGCCTGCATCATAA